In one window of Acanthopagrus latus isolate v.2019 chromosome 15, fAcaLat1.1, whole genome shotgun sequence DNA:
- the ccdc88ab gene encoding girdin isoform X4, protein MESEVFTPLLEQFMLTPLVCWVKTVGQPTVTDGTKLSEYIELVDGIYLNEIMLEINPKATVQRTNKKVNNDSTLRIQNLSILIRQIKSYYQETLQQLVMMPLPNVLVLGRNPLSEQGLEEMKKLLLLLLGCAVQCEMKEEYIERIQTLDFDTKAAIASHIQEVTHNQENVVDLQWLESGEMPPEDLDGLSRNLAFHLKHLVDERDTQLETIVELTQERDCVQLSPLAPCPTQSPGDSPSMRRTESRQHLSVELADAKAKIRRLRQELEEKSEQLLDTRQELENMEVELKKLQQESYQLLSDARSARAYRDELDALREKAIRVDKLESELSRYKERLHDIEFYKARVEELKEDNQVLLETKAMLEEQLDATRTRSDKLHLLEKENLQLKSKIHDLEMERDMDRKRMEELLEENLVLEMAQKQSMDESLHLGWELEQLSKTPELAEAPQKSLGEEVNELTSSRLLKLEKDNQTLLKTVEELRGAASEDKVAKLSKVNLENQKLTQKLEQLESELTADRESLRSAESLSTDLMKEKALLEKTLETLRENSERQLKGLEQENKHLGQTVCSLRQRCQVGAEARVKDVEKENRVLHESICETTAKLNKMEFERKQLRKELEVMKEKGERAEELEIQIQKLERDNESLQKKVASLGITCEKVSSLEKENTELEAEGRRLKKKLDTLKNMAFQLEALEKENSQLEEENLQLRRSAESLRSAGAKAAQLEAENRELESERSQLKRSLELLKASSKKTERLEVSYQGLDTENQRLQKALENSSKKIQQLEAELQEVETENQTLQRNLEELKISSKRLEQLEQENKTLEQESSQLEKDKKLLEKENKRLRQQAEIRDSKLDDNNQRISSLEKENRTMGKEMIFFRDSCTRVKDLERENKELVKQGSIDKKTLNTLREELVSEKLRTQQMNNDLEKLTHELEKIGLNKERLLHDEGSDDRFRLLETKLESTLKSSLEIKEEKIAALEARLQESSNLNQQLRQELKTVKKNYEALRQREEEERMVQSSPPRGGEDPQSVRKWEKESHEATRELLKVKDRLIEVERNNATLQAEKAALRSQLKQLETQSSNLQAQIVAVQRQTASLQENNTTLQTQNAKLQVENSTLSSQSAALMAQNAQLQSQQSSVEGEREGALKDKEELRATYELLLRDHEKLAALHERQASEYEALIGKHGGLKTSHKSLEQQHRDLEDKYKQLLQRKGELEELEKNLKEKQEKMAQANQTHQDTADQYKLLKEENDRLNTTYRQLVKDNDNLQVDHKNIKSQLNNAKLDQTKLEAEFSKLKEQYQQLDITSTKLTNQCELLSQLKGNLEEENRHLLDQIQTLMLQNRTLLEQTMESKDLFHVEQRQYIDKLNELRRQKEKLEEKIMDQYKFYDPSPPRRRGNWITLKMRKLIKPKSRERMRSLTLTPSRSESGDFLSFPLDSQDSSSIGSGSNSLDDALTQKRSGTMNDLLQTMAVAGGPGAQWAGSIENLDGAEAGDAGMTGSSRRGGQRMKELALSTNAIDCAALTLPSAGRSRAKLRLQVKDNASCEDVVGSLDDPRSQGLRVYSSALALLPSPTELSVKCRVPCSICTTRPTSLHSNRTTSSNSNNNSHLTSPLEGKGTLNGSLSRPHSESSGEFSLSLDQEVWSSSGSSPVQQPTSSRSSHQSPLQLRRSLDPSTAAGSPGQNQNRCSEVLSLQQFLDEGIDPAESGSQENLTVDSPRLSTSSEHGPKERTTKGRGILRSSSGKAAAVSCDRPPRSTGQPGRPTLRKAESTRVRGSVPIRSSLSSQAKATSVSERLDSASSTLPRASSVISTAEGTTRRTSIHDLLSKDNRQPVSVDVAPPVTSTKAGVRSQPTPSEYHPKSTNLKGPLTTNTPMPKSLSLPCHSSEDPDLSTLESFLGPSFTVESVFMDSIFSESAGKNLPFLSLNPTLVSNISGPPVTNKTHPLPIPNHISTQNQASHSQSNGQMRSSPASLSEYKEAVDSSRVNNSDQSLNAEDNQSLWYEYGCV, encoded by the exons gagactctgcagcagctggtgatGATGCCTTTGCCAAACGTGCTGGTACTGGGCCGTAATCCTCTGTCTG agCAAGGTCTGGAAGAGATGAaaaaactgttgctgctgctactAGGCTGTGCTGTCCAG TGTGAGATGAAGGAAGAGTACATTGAGCGAATCCAGACTCTGGACTTTGACACCAAAGCTGCCATAGCATCCCACATCCAAGAG GTGACTCATAATCAGGAGAACGTAGTAGACCTGCAGTGGTTGGAAAGTGGGGAAATGCCTCCTGAAGACCTGGATGGTCTCTCCAGAAACCTGGCTTTCCACCTCAAACACCTGGTGGATGAGAgggacacacagctggag ACCATAGTGGAATTAACCCAGGAGAGAGACTGTGTGCAGCTGTCTCCCTTGGCTCCCTGTCCGACCCAGTCTCCCGGTGACTCCCCAAGTATGAGGAGGACCGAAAGCCGACAGCATCTCTCTGTCGAGTTGGCTGACGCCAAGGCCAAGATCAGACGCCTTCGACAGGAACT ggaGGAGAAGAGTGAGCAGCTTTTGGACACGAGACAGGAGCTTGAGAACATGGAAGTGGAGCTCAAAAAGCTTCAGCAAGAG AGCTACCAGTTGCTGTCGGATGCTCGGTCGGCTCGGGCCTACCGTGACGAGCTGGACGCACTCAGAGAGAAGGCAATCCGTGTCGACAAACTGGAGAGTGAGCTGAGCCGATATAAGGAGAGACTTCATGATATTGAGTTTTACAAGGCCAGAGTCGAG GAGCTGAAGGAGGACAACCAGGTGCTGTTGGAGACTAAAGCCATGTTGGAGGAGCAGCTTGATGCTACCCGGACTCGCTCTGACAAACTGCACCTCCTGGAGAAAGAGAATCTGCAGCTCAAATCCAAGATCCATGACCTGGAGATG GAGCGGGACATGGACCGTAAACGTATGGAGGAGCTGTTAGAGGAGAACCTTGTGCTTGAGATGGCCCAGAAACAGAGCATGGATGAGTCCCTGCACCTGGGATGGGAGCTGGAACAACTTTCTAAGACACCAGAACTGGCCGAAG cCCCTCAGAAATCTCTGGGTGAGGAAGTGAATGAGCTGACCTCGAGCCGCCTGTTGAAACTCGAGAAAGACAACCAGACCCTGCTGAAGACTGTGGAGGAGCTCAGAGGTGCAGCCAGTGAGGACAAGGTGGCAAAACTGTCCAAAGTCAACCTGGAAAACCAGAAACTGACCCAGAAA ttggagcagctggagagtgAACTAACAGCGGACAGAGAGTCTCTCCGCAGCGCCGAATCCCTCAGTACTGACCTGATGAAGGAGAAGGCTTTACTGGAAAAGACTCTGGAAACACTGAGGGAAAACTCTGAGAGACAG CTGAAGGGTTTGGAGCAGGAGAACAAGCATCTGGGCCAGACGGTGTGTTCTCTGCGTCAGCGCTGCCAGGTTGGTGCTGAGGCCCGAGTCAAGGACGTGGAGAAAGAGAATCGTGTTCTCCACGAGTCCATCTGCGAGACTACTGCAAAACTCAATAAGATGGAGTTTGAAAGGAAACAATTAC GTAAAGAGCTTGAAGTGATGAAGGAGAAAGGGGAGCGAGCAGAGGAGTTggagattcagattcagaagcTGGAAAGGGACAACGAGAGCCTGCAGAAGAAAGTTGCCAGTCTTGGAATCACCTGTGAAAAG GTATCTTCGTTGGAGAAAGAGAACACTGAGCTGGAGGCAGAGGGCCGTCgtctgaagaagaagctggacaCTCTGAAGAACATGGCGTTCCAGCTGGAGGCTCTGGAAAAGGAGAACtcccagctggaggaggagaacctGCAGCTTCGCCGCTCGGCCGAGAGTCTCCGGTCAGCCGGTGCTAAGGCAGCACAGCTTGAAGCTGAGAACAGGGAGCTGGAGAgtgagaggagccagttgaaGCGAAGCCTGGAACTGCTCAAAGCCTCATCCAAGAAGACGGAGAGATTGGAG GTGAGTTACCAGGGCCTAGATACAGAGAACCAGCGCCTGCAGAAGGCTTTAGAGAACAGCAGCAAGAAGATCCAGCAATTGGAAGCAGAATTGCAAGAAGTGGAGACTGAGAATCAAACCCTGCAACGCAACCTGGAGGAGCTCAAGATCTCCAGTAAACgcctggagcagctggagcaggag AACAAGACTCTGGAGCAGGAAAGCTCCCAGCTGGAGAAAGACAAGAAGCTTCTGGAGAAGGAGAACAAGCGGCTGAGGCAGCAGGCCGAGATCCGCGACTCTAAGCTGGATGACAACAACCAGCGGATCTCCTCCTTGGAGAAAGAAAATCGGACGATGGGCAAGGAGATGATCTTCTTCAGGGACTCCTGCACGAGAGTTAAAGACTTGGAGAGGGAGAACAAGGAGCTGGTCAAACAGGGATCTATTGATAAGAAGACCCTCAACACACTCAGAGAG gagCTTGTGAGTGAGAAGCTGCGGACTCAGCAGATGAACAACGATCTGGAGAAACTAACCCATGAGCTGGAGAAGATTGGATTAAACAAGGAAAGGCTGCTGCATGATGAGGGCTCTGATGACAG GTTTAGGCTCCTGGAAACCAAACTGGAGTCGACTCTGAAATCATCTTTGGAGATTAAAGAGGAGAAGATCGCCGCCCTGGAGGCCAGACTGCAGGAATCCTCAAACCTCAACCAGCAACTTCGCCAGGAGCTGAAGACG gtgaagAAAAACTATGAGGCGCTGcgtcagagggaggaggaggagagaatggTGCAGAGCTCACCCCCTAGAGGAGGGGAGGACCCTCAATCTGTTAGaaaatgggagaaagagagtCATGAAGCCACCAGAGAACTGCTGAAAGTCAAAGACAGACTTATTGAGGTGGAGAGAAAT AATGCCACGCTGCAGGCTGAGAAGGCAGCCCTGAGGAGCCAGCTCAAACAACTGGAAACTCAAAGCTCCAACCTGCAGGCTCAGATAGTGGCTGTGCAGAGACAGACTGCATCTTTACAGGAGAACAATACAACACTACAGACCCAGAATGCCAAGCTGCAG GTGGAGAACTCTACCCTGAGCTCTCAAAGTGCTGCCCTCATGGCTCAGAATGCCCAGCTGCAGAGCCAGCAGAGCAGTGTGGAGGGTGAGCGTGAGGGAGCTCTTAAAGATAAAGAGGAGCTGAGGGCCACCTATGAGCTGCTTCTCCGCGACCACGAGAAACTGGCAGCTCTCCATGAGAGGCAGGCGTCCGAGTATGAGGCCCTGATCGGAAAGCATGGGGGACTGAAGACTTCCCACAAGAGcctggagcagcagcacagggacCTGGAGGACAA gtACAAGCAGCTACTGCAGAGGAAgggggagctggaggagctggagaaaaatctgaaggagaaacaggaaaaaatggCGCAGGCAAACCAAACGCATCAAGATACAGCTGACCAGTACAAACTgctgaaagaggaaaatgaCAG ACTGAACACTACCTATCGTCAGCTGGTGAAGGACAATGACAATCTCCAGGTGGACCATAAGAACATAAAGAGCCAGCTGAATAACGCCAAACTGGACCAGACCAAGCTGGAGGCCGAATTCTCTAAACTGAAGGAGCAGTACCAGCAGCTGGACATCACCTCCACCAAGCTCACCAACCAGTGTGAA tTGTTGAGCCAGCTGAAAGgaaacctggaggaggagaatcGTCACCTGTTGGACCAGATCCAGACTTTGATGCTGCAGAATCGCACCCTCCTGGAGCAGACCATGGAGAGCAAGGACCTGTTCCATGTAGAGCAAAGACAATACAT agacaaactgaatgagctgaggagacagaaagagaagctggaggagaagatcaTGGACCAGTACAAGTTCTACGACCCCTCACCTCCACGCAg GCGTGGCAACTGGATCACTTTGAAGATGAGGAAGCTGATCAAGCCGAAAAGTCGGGAGAGGATGcgctctctcactctgactCCCTCTCGTTCCGAGTCGGGTGATTTCCTCTCGTTTCCATTGGACAGCCAGGACAGCTCGTCCATAGGCTCGGGTTCCAACTCGCTGGACGACGCACTGACACAAAAGAGAAGCGGCA CCATGAACGACCTGCTACAGACCATGGCAGTGGCTGGCGGTCCTGGAGCTCAGTGGGCGGGCAGTATCGAGAACCTGGATGGCGCCGAGGCCGGAGATGCTGGCATGACGGGCAGCAGCAGGCGGGGCGGCCAGCGCATGAAGGAGCTCGCCCTGTCCACCAACGCCATCGACTGTGCCGCCCTCACCCTTCCCTCTGCGGGGCGCAGCCGGGCCAAGCTCCGGcttcaggtcaaag ATAACGCCTCCTGTGAAGATGTTGTTGGCTCTTTAGATGACCCCAGGAGTCAAG gCCTGCGGGTGTATAGCAGTGCTCTGGCTCTGCTCCCTTCTCCCACTGAGCTGAGCGTTAAGTGCAGAGTGCCCTGTAGCATCTGTA CCACCAGACCCACCAGTCTCCATAGCAACAGGACCACCAGTAGTAATAGTAACAATAACTCCCACCTCACTTCTCCTCTGGAGGGCAAAG GCACGTTGAACGGCAGCCTCAGCCGGCCTCACAGCGAGAGCAGCGGAGAgttcagcctcagtttggaTCAGGAGGTGTGGtccagcagcggcagcagcccCGTCCAGCAGCCCACCTCTTCGCGCTCCTCCCATCAGAGCCCCCTGCAGCTGCGCCGGTCCCTCGACCCATCCACCGCCGCAGGGAGCCCcggacagaaccagaacaggtGCAGCGAGGTGCTCTCACTGCAGCAGTTCCTGGACGAGGGTATTGATCCTGCAGAG TCTGGCAGTCAGGAAAATCTCACTGTAGACTCCCCTCGCCTCTCCACGTCTTCTGAGCACGGGCCAAAAGAACGCACTACTAAGGGCCGTGGAATATTACGCTCCTCTAGTGGGAAAGCGGCTGCGGTCAGCTGTGATCGCCCACCGAGATCCACTGGACAACCGGGTCGCCCGACCCTGCGCAAGGCGGAGAGCACCCGAGTGAGAGGCTCCGTCCCGATCCGCTCCAGCCTGTCCTCGCAGGCCAAAGCCACGTCTGTCTCCGAACGCCTAGACTCGGCTTCCTCCACGCTGCCCCGGGCCAGCAGCGTCATCTCCACCGCCGAGGGCACGACACGGCGCACCAGCATCCACGACCTGCTCTCAAAGGACAACCGGCAGCCCGTGTCCGTCGACGTTGCTCCTCCCGTCACGTCCACCAAGGCTGGGGTGCGCTCCCAGCCTACACCCAGTGAGTACCACCCCAAGAGCACCAATCTAAAGGGACCCCTTACCACCAACACCCCCATGCCCAAGTCACTCAGCTTACCCTGCCATAGCTCGGAGGATCCCGACCTCTCCACCCTCGAGTCTTTCCTCGGCCCTTCCTTCACTGTCGAGTCTGTGTTCATGGACTCCATCTTTAGTGAGTCGGCAGGCAAAAACCTCCCCTTCCTGTCTCTAAACCCCACCCTAGTCAGCAACATCAGTGGGCCTCCCgttacaaataaaacacaccctCTTCCAATCCCCAATCACATTTCCACCCAAAACCAGGCCTCTCACAGCCAATCAAATGGTCAGATGAGGTCCAGCCCAGCCAGTCTGAGCGAGTATAAAGAGGCCGTTGATAGCAGTCGTGTGAATAATTCGGACCAGTCACTGAATGCAGAGGACAACCAGTCTCTGTGGTATGAGTACGGGTGTGTGTGA